From Drosophila subpulchrella strain 33 F10 #4 breed RU33 unplaced genomic scaffold, RU_Dsub_v1.1 Primary Assembly Seq354, whole genome shotgun sequence, the proteins below share one genomic window:
- the LOC119560884 gene encoding piezo-type mechanosensitive ion channel component isoform X9 encodes MEIPFLYILRTMLDWVCIDTTLTVMEWIKMEDIFQSVFIVRCYRQMDTDFPVLRGEPKALYAKLLIGGTIILVLIALIWSPLFLFALVGTVGKPNIPRKADIVVKISHYEPFYVSQTYSGIHTFSDADFQELNNRIIMDNNMIVYDAVDITAIKFYENSITLWNMSPPDKLRLLYDLKSGKPLQIHLTLSLKCNLTPEAVIYETTYTLTNNKVNTREKLIRIMSSSYSNEKVIIPNILPKFITVQKQQANAKFIKDYDGKFTRPVILKKNKADNKEWWEMYDYCDDSFYTDILSALPQSNCKKGVVLYIFNDKSFPSAMSFLEKTGIIGLYTTFVYVVSRVIRSLIANNHRRIMFEDLPYVDRVLRLCNDIYLVRETHEYRLEEDLYGKLIFLYRSPETLIKWTRFKEDFSDTLSSSQLSIGRTQAAP; translated from the exons ATGGAAATTCCATTTTTGTATATTCTCCGAACCATGTTAGACTGGGTATGCATAGACACAACTCTGACAGTAATGGAATGGATCAAGATGGAAGACATTTTCCAGTCGGTATTTATTGTTCGTTGCTATAGACAAATGGATACAGATTTTCCGGTTCTCCGCGGTGAACCGAAGGCGTTGTATGCCAAGCTCTTAATCGGTGGTACAATAATATTAGTTCTCATAGCCCTAATTTGGAGTCCATTGTTCCTATTTGCACTGGTTGGAACAGTGGGTAAGCCTAATATACCCCGAAAAGCTGACATAGTTGTTAAAATAAGTCATTATGAGCCATTTTACGTGTCTCAAACCTATTCCGGCATACATACATTTTCAGATGCAGATTTCCAAGAGTTAAATAACCGTATAATTATGGATAATAATATGATTGTCTATGATGCTGTTGATATTACCGCCATAAAATTCTATGAAAACTCAATAACTTTATGGAATATGTCACCACCTGATAAACTACGATTACTATATGATCTAAAAAGTG GTAAACCATTGCAAATCCATCTAACCCTTTCATTAAAGTGTAATCTGACACCAGAAGCTGTTATATATGAAACTACATATACATTAACTAATAACAAAGTTAATACCAGAGAAAAGCTAATTAGAATTATGTCTTCAAGTTATAGCAATGAAAAAGTAATTATACCAAACATTTTGCCCAAGTTTATTACAGTCCAAAAGCAACAAGCGAATGCAAAATTTATTAAGGACTATGATG gAAAATTTACCCGTCCAGTAATTTTGAAAAAGAATAAAGCTGATAACAAGGAATGGTGGGAAATGTATGATTATTGCGATGATAGCTTTTATACGGATATTCTCTCTGCACTACCGCAAAGTAACTGTAAAAAAGGAGTCGTTCTTTACATATTTAATGATAAATCTTTCCCGTCTGCTATGAGCTTTTTAGAAAAAACTGG GATTATAGGACTTTATACAACATTTGTATATGTAGTCTCGAGGGTTATTCGATCTCTTATTGCAAACAATCACAGGCGGATTATGTTTGAAGATTTGCCGTACGTCGATCGAGTCTTGAGGTTGTGCAACGATATATATTTAGTTCGTGAAACCCATGAGTATCGGCTTGAAGAAGATTTATATGGAAAGTTAATATTTCTATATAGATCACCAGAAACACTTATTAAATGGACCCGATTTAAGGAAGATTTTTCGGATACTTTATCGAGTTCACAACTTAGTATCGGACGAACTCAAGCTGCACCATAG